In Musa acuminata AAA Group cultivar baxijiao chromosome BXJ3-9, Cavendish_Baxijiao_AAA, whole genome shotgun sequence, a single genomic region encodes these proteins:
- the LOC135649486 gene encoding GEM-like protein 7: protein MKNTNHDQAVGIPIRSITAEMVGKSQLNRLCLQSTSYNSQYEQKVDSPIAWMSKFSKKADSYVKGIKDHVSLGPKISEIVKGKLSLGAKILQAGGIERVYRQNFSVEKGEKLLQAFQCYLSTTAGPIAGLLFISTHKIAFRSDRSIRITSPRGTLARVPYKVLIPVGRVKRASLCEDSQKPNQKYIQVVTVDEFEFWFMGFLSYQRSLKYLRRAISRSQGVLQ from the exons ATGAAGAACACAAACCATGATCAAGCTGTAGGCATTCCTATTAGGTCGATCACAGCAGAAATGGTTGGAAAATCTCAGCTCAACAGACTCTGTCTGCAATCCACTTCATACAACTCCCAGTATGAACAAA AAGTGGATTCACCTATTGCTTGGATGAGCAAGTTCAGCAAAAAGGCAGACAGCTATGTTAAGGGCATCAAAGATCATG TGAGTTTAGGACCCAAAATCTCAGAGATTGTGAAGGGAAAACTGAGCCTGGGTGCAAAGATTCTTCAAGCCGGAGGTATTGAGAGAGTTTACAGGCAAAATTTCTCAGttgaaaaaggagaaaagctgctgCAAGCATTCCAGTGCTATCTGTCAACCACAGCTGGTCCTATAGCAGGACTGCTCTTTATTTCAACACACAAGATTGCTTTCAGGAGTGATAGATCCATCAGAATCACTTCTCCCAGAGGAACTTTGGCCAGAGTTCCTTACAAG GTTTTGATCCCAGTAGGCAGGGTGAAAAGAGCCAGCCTCTGTGAGGACTCACAAAAGCCTAACCAAAAATATATCCAAGTAGTGACTGTGGATGAATTTGAGTTCTGGTTTATGGGATTCCTCAGCTACCAAAGATCCTTGAAGTATCTAAGAAGAGCAATTTCAAGATCACAAGGAGTTCTGCAGTAA